The Streptomyces luteogriseus genome includes a window with the following:
- a CDS encoding ferredoxin, which translates to MGDRWHVEVDRSLCIGSAQCLHHAPDGFRLDTARQSRPAAPDMDANERVLEAAESCPTEAITITLGGSGEAVFPPEE; encoded by the coding sequence ATGGGCGACCGCTGGCACGTCGAGGTCGACCGCTCCCTGTGCATCGGCTCCGCGCAGTGCCTCCACCACGCGCCGGACGGCTTCCGCCTGGACACCGCCCGCCAGTCCCGTCCGGCCGCTCCCGACATGGACGCGAACGAACGGGTGCTGGAGGCGGCGGAGAGCTGCCCGACGGAGGCGATCACGATCACGCTGGGGGGCAGCGGGGAGGCGGTGTTCCCACCGGAGGAGTAG